CAGCTGACTGTCCACGAAGTCGCCGGGACTGGGCCTGGGGGACCAGGGAAGGCCGGGGGTTACCTTCTTCTGATAGCCCACCTTCGAGCCCCAACCCGCCGCCACCGACGTGAAGGCCGAGTCGGAGTAGTAGCCCAGGGAGTGTGCCCCCTGCAGGGACTTGAGTGTGTAAGTGGGCAGCAGCCCTCCAGAGTAGTCCCCCTCGTACGCGGTCAGTTCCAGCTTACTGCAGCCGCCCTGCGGCGTCACCAGCCACCGGTGGGGGGCGCCGCAGTCCTCCACGCCGGGGGTCTGGGGCACGGCTCGCTCGCCGCTGTAAAAGCGACTCTGCGGAAGATTCCCCAACTGGTGCTCCTGCAAGAAGGGCTGCATGGTGTAGCGGCTGCTGGGCACGATCTGGTGGGCGCGGGGGGAGTCGGTGGGCGAGGGGGTCAGCCTGTCGCCGTCGGGTGTCGTGTACATCCTGTCGGGTCAGTTGAACACAGATTTTAGAGATTAGTCGTGCGTTATAATACGTTATAGTACGATACAACATCAGCGTGTGAGGCGGAGACTATAGTACTCACGAATCGTAGTTATCTCTGAAGCCCTTGGCGAAGGGGTTGTGGTCGATCTTCAGCTGGGTGATCTGCAGTGAGGGGCGGGGTTATTAACATGAGCGTGAACACAGTCAGTACAGGGTTATGATTGTTATTACGGAGGTGGTGATGTGTGTATTTACGTCAGTGTTTTGGTAGGCCGTGACGGCAATGAACTGGCTCTCGGGAAATACGAAGATCTGGGAGTTGTGGTCCCGCCTCCCGTCGTCCACCCCATCCTGCAGAACCTCTACGATGTGCAGCCTGGGCTGGTACTTATGCAGCGACTGCAGAACTATCATCTGCTCCAGTGAGGAAAGGGTGGATAGTTGTTAACCCCTACTGATATATAACACTAAACTGGTATATACTCTAAACATTACTCTATAATAACCATAATAGAATACCCTATCAATTAAATTTTAACATTAACTTACATGTGAAGTAATTAATAAAGtcaatactaaataattcatagtagctaCTGGGTAATTAACACtgtatttacaaaaaataataaatattttgtattatatacAGAAACATTCCAAGTAAAtaccaaataattaatattagataCTGAGTATTCCACAGCAATTATTGAAAAAGTGGATACTACATAATTCatggtggatactgaataattcatagtagatactgagtagttaccagtgtattaataaatattaaggaATATTTTGTATTACATAGAGAATCATTTCTAGAacatactaaataattacataaaatacataatattagatactgagtaattaaaagtattataaaaaatattaatattaatattaatataaataaataagttgtattagatacagaataatttatagtggatattgaataaatCATAGTGTATACATCATAAGGACAGTAGAAACTGTGTGATTAATAGTCTATTAatgaattataattaataatttgtattagatacaaaataattaatagtagatattatgtaattaatagtggatactgaataatttatagtaggcaTTGAATCATTtctagtagatactaaataattcctaGCAGATACAGAATGATTCATAGTAGAAACTGAATGAGTCATAATAGATAGTGAGTCAATAAcagtgtatttataaataataataaaatatttatattagatACATACTAATTTGTAGTAAATACTtattaattcatagtagatactgattaattcataaTAAAAACTGAGTCATTAATAGTGtattcataaataaaaaataatttttattaaatacagaataattcattgtGGATAACAGTGTCATTaacagtatattaataaataataaaaaatcatatgTATTAGATagtagttcatagtggatacagtaTAATTCATACTAGACTCTCAGTAAGAGCagatactgaatagttcataCTGGATAgtgtattatactatattattaggTCAGTATGTGctgagtgtgggtgtgtggagGTCTGTATTGGTGGTACTGGTTTACCTGCCCGCTGCTGGTGTTTGCTCCTTTGTTATTGGTCAGTTTAAGTTTACCGAAGGAAATTTCCTGCCTCATCCAGTGCGCTCCGGTGTTCGGAGACTCCGGATGAACGTAGATTTTATTtcctaaaaacacaaacacaaataataataataataataataataataataataccacagttagttctgaccctgcaatgtaattggctgagagacattctatgagtaccgttatcagctggtaatgcactgtaaccgaagctctccatgtattaatccaccacatacaggtaacctagcaacgatgcagctccAAAtcaaaaccaaatacaaaccaaatgcaatgtcattatacattataccactggggggcgctggatcccatagagacacagtgcagaaacgccatgtctccagtAGGTGGCGCAGACAAAGACGAGAAGAcctacaaatacataaataagcccagcgattcgaaaaaaactcattataacacacattatcagccaccaatatcaggttaggagttgttattattattaaaataaaagctaaagtgtattttttttcagttaatatggggtattttaagatgaatgtaaaataggggacacttgtcattttaaaagtcttgcttttaataaaaaaatcttcagTCAAACGAGCtatggactttaatctacacagatttctctcctgaaaactgtttatttgggtgagtaaagctgttgtgtttatttacagtaagcttagatttccccaattttgactgaaatggtcaataatgcagagcttaacgttacagcacagctacaaacagagcagcaattgaactattttaactggcggagtttttataaccaaagagATCCTGTTTTCTCCTcgtctttaactcaaaatcttttaataaacagtgataatggaactgtggtataatcgcaaaaatacactcgaggttcgtgctataagaTGTCATACTGGCACTGCTGTTTTGGTCTACGATCGaggaccgcagcacagcagtgccaatattacaccttataacAATAACGTcacatgtattattgcttaattatttatCATGTACACCCATATTTAGACCTCAATTTATAGTGTGTTAActctcctattatgttcatttgtcaggaacagcaatggttaTCCGGGTCAATCTGACCTGGTGCATCTTTAATTATCTTcaaactccattactaattattctatcaatattagTGCAGTAGTGTTCCTTACCTCAAACAGATAatgattcaattaggataatCCACTCGTttgtcttaaaaaatatatattggttcaaacttttttaatgtttcactacttaaatacttttgaaagaccaaaatataaaataatagttttacataacatttaaacataacattgcgattaagttttatttttagtttttgcagggggtggttgttgcaaatatgtgagatgaagcattttcatgttatatgttgattacagtatttaagacaagcagaagaagtttcatactgaaaaaatacttttaactattttttctagatcttcaaactttaagacGGGTCAATTTGAACCAGAACTGTTAGGGCTCAGCCAGTTCCCGCAGCGGCCTCCAGAGGCCGCCATAAACCCACCAAGGTGGTAAGAAGGGAACCGGCTGGGAGTTCATTAGCACAGAGTTCATTAAGGCCACCTGACGATAATAACGCGTCATTAGCCTCAGCTGTGGTACCGTCTCGCAGACTTCATGCCCTGTGACCGGTAAACGGTAGCTCCACGGAGCAAAGcaacacaaaagaaaaaagaaaagaaaacctgcaaggctgaaaagaagaaatgaaaaagaagaaataaaagaaaataaaataaaagaaagcttgcaaggctgaaaaagggaaaaaagaagaaagaaaaaacaaataaataaaagaaagcttgcaaagctgaaaagaaaaaataaataaacaaaagaaagcttgcaaggctgaaaagaaaaaataaataaacaaaagaaagcttgcaaggctgaaaacgggaaaaagaaaaagaagaaaaacataaaagaaaaaatttcAAGGctgaaaaaggttaaaaagaaaaagaagaaagaaaaaatcaataaataaaaaagaaagaataaaagaaagcttgcaaggctgaagagaaaaaagaaataaacaaaagaaagcttgcaaggctgaaaaaggttaaaaagaaaaagaagaaagaaaaaataaataaataaaagaaagcttgcaagtatgaaaaatataaaaaagacaaagaggaaagaaaataaataaaagaaaagaaagcttgcaatgcagaaaagaaaagataagggaaagcctgcaaggctgagagGAAAAAGaattgtattttctttattctgtgtCCTCTCTCTTGAGATgactgtctttattttattttaaacagaggcattatttttttagctttgtcaCGCCAAAAGTgcgttctctttatttattttcccctTTGTCTTTTATACCCTTTGGGTTTCATCTCTGCACTTGGCTCCTCCCACAACGCTGCCATGAccagaacagaacaggagggttaaataaaaTACCTTGTAGGTTGTTGTCGGCTTTTCCGCAGGTGACCCATTTCCCTCCCTGGAATCTCCAGTGATTGGGATCGGCCAGAACGATTTCCACGTAAACGTTATAATGAGCCGCCAGATTCAGACCCGCCATGCTGAAGCTCAGGAACGGGAACATCCTCCTGCAGAGAGACAGATTCAGGACATACAGCTGTATAATTACAGCAGGACGATGCTCCTCCACACACTGAGTCCTGAAGACACTGCAGATACTGAACCATCTCCAGCTGCTGTATCTCCAGATCTATAATCCCTGATTATAGTAAATGTGTTGGATGTGtttctattggacgctctatTAACACTCCTATACCCCGACCACCCAATCTGAAGCTACTGTGTATAGAGAatactggagttattatgggatggattatcacaggaggaacattaggaacctctacaacgctctacatgctgagacgtctggcGTGTTGCATCGTAACATTACTACTGTatgtagatcaataaatattaccattaatatcagaataaatttataataatttattatttacagtCCCACACTTCCCCCTGGTTTCAGATATTTAATCGATTGaagtatataattataatttaaattattttaagtataTAATCATAATCTTAATTCCTAGTAGATACTAAACAATTAGTAGTAGTAGATACTTAATAAATCACATGACTATATGATTTTTTTAGAGAAATCATTGAGTTGCCAGTTAATCTACTAGTCAGTCAGTTTACCTTCATACTGATCAATCTCCATTTTTTGATCAATCTATTTATGAATCTAACACTATAACATGATCAATTTACAATCAATCCAAAACTATCAAACAGTCACATAATCAATCAATCCATTAATCCATTGATATGCAAATGTTGTGATCACTCTACTAAACTATCAATCATTTTCTCAAGATATTGATTGCTCAACAAAGCCAAACTATCAATCAATCAGTCTATCAGAACAGTACAGATGCAGTGATCAGCCTACCAACCTACTGGTCAATCTACATTCAATAGACCAAGTGTATTTGTTGTTGACTCTTCATGAACATTTTAATCAATGTACTGATTAAGTAGTCTACCAGTGTCATGATGAATTAATTAATCACGTACTCTACCAGTGTTACAGTCTATTGATTAATTTCTCTTTACTCGTATTAATCAATACATGATCAAATGTAGCAGCAGCCATATATTAGTGTAACACAATCAAAATCAAGTCTCAAATGACACAGGCTGATTGATCTAATCGATAGATCATACTTGTCAAGTCTCCTGTTTTGGCcgagaaactaccgtattttacccctcttacCCGCCATCCTCTCGTATTactattttcccgtaaatttcccgtattataatagttcaaggataaagtcccgcctctcatgagaaacaaccaatcagcttgctggttgatGAGAGTCAGAAGCCCCTTTGAActgatatttattaatatttctttcataaaatcataaatttcataaaaggtaaaagaacaatTTAGAGACAAGTAAATGTAGGTCTACCCAAGAGTCTATTGATCATTATTGagtattgattggttgattaccTGCCCTGCTTGGTGATGATCATCTCGGTCTGGTGTCGGTGGAACTTCAGCCACAGCGCTCTGTTACAGAGGTACACCTGAGCGCGCCCCCTGGTGGTGCCGGGACCCTCGTACTGGGGGTACATGCCGCTGAGCTGGAGTCGGACAGCCGGGGAGAATGTGGGGGCGGGGCCAGAGAGAGCAGGGAGGGCGGGGCTGTAGTAGCGAGACCCCTCCAACCCCTCTGCCCCATCTGACCCGGCACTGGCCCCGGCACTCACTCCGACACTCGCCCCGGCACTCACCCCTGAGTAGGGCAGGAATGAGCGAAGGCCATCGGGGGGCGGGACACAGGCGGGGGACAGGAAGTGTCCGGCGGCACCGAGCCCGTCGGCGCTGTAGGGGGCGACACTgcccagctccccctcacacctGAGCGGAGAGGACTTCCTCTGTGTGGCCAGCAGGGCGGTGGTGTCCCCCTCTCTGGCCATCCTGGGGGCGGTTGGAGACTCCAGAGTGGACATTCTACAGGAGTGAACCTGTAGGGGGCGGGTTTCtcgcagcagccaatcagctcacagaATTGCTGCGGGATAAAGTGAGGGGTTAACATATGAGTTAATTCGAATTAACTGGAGTTAGACTGTAGAACTGAATTAAAACTTCACGACTTAATGATTCACATTGACTTATTATACATATAATTTATTAATACATATAATTACCATTTCCAGACAGTTTCCTTGTTTTGGAAAGGTATAGtagtattttaataatgttttagaaataaaatgaaagttggccctctATTAATCAGGTTTTTATAACGTGAGATTCAAAATTTGAACGCTAGATGTCGCTATCACATAAACCCAATCTAAACAGCTTCTcatctcctttccttccttcattaCGCCAACATTCAGTTTCGGGTGGCTGGGTgcgttttttgggctacttttttaacaattacagcggccatgaaaaaaaaaaaaacaatttctttttttttttttgtttttttttttttgttttagaaatgTAGCCAGAAATCACCAGAAGATGAAAAATGTTAAGGAGGAGAGAAGAAAGTTCAGAAGgggcaagaaaagaaaaaagtaatcAAAAGTCTTTTTTAGCTAATTATATTACTACTAAATATTTtagactgggatataaaactgagAGAACTAATCAAacactaatatcacaatattaataataacgttaagataaatagcaatactaataataaatcctttataaaccaAACACTAAGTCGTGCACTCATAGCTGTTATAGGAAAACATTATGAAATGAAACTttagtttgaaaaatcttagtttacacaacactgtcaaagatagataaagtcagtaactcaagtaaaatggtgtgtaaatgataataagtaattaagaaaatgtattatttaaagtggtatatttcattatttgatttattacagagtctgtggcccgtgactgcacatatttctccttctggcccccaataagaaaggtttggacacccctgatttacgctaaagtaaattaagtaatttaagtaataATTATAATAGATTTCTATTATAgtgatgtatttaaaaaaagtgaacaattacaatttacataATTGTAAGTCagttattttaatttgtattagtATGTACTTTTCGTTGGCTGTTCTGAATAACTAATTATAACAGATACTGAATAAACCACATGACTATATGATTTTCAGGAAATCCATGAATCTACTAGTTAGTCAATCTACCTTCATACtgatcaatatatcaatatatctatTAATCTACCAATATAACAACCAATCTAGAGATCATTTTACTAATATTCCAGCAATACACTGATAAATATCAGTGTAGATTAATTCACAATCGATCTACAAATCAAACTACCAATCAATCAAATAATTAATCAATCTACTAACGTATTAATAATTTCCCCATGATATTAATCACTCACCAAAACCAAACTATAAATCAATTTATCAGTCAGTATACTGATCAATCTATAATCAATAGATCAAGTTTATTTGTTGTTgactattaataaacattttaatcaatCTGCCAGTCAAGCTGTCTATCGGTTTACCAGTCTATCAATATATTGACTCTCTCTTGACTTCACTACTTActgttatttgttatatttttattagtttgttatatatttgttgtatttgttttattatgctTTTTCAGATTATCCCAATTTGTGAGTAACGGGGGGCGGGGCTTTGTGGATTATACCAATTAAATTGAAACAAGTTGATGTGGTTGTACAgattttacagtttaatttatttagaaataacatttttattgcGATTTGTTTGGAAGCAAGAGatctatctttaaaaataatACCAATTTGTGTGAAAACTTTAAGTGAACTATTATTTAACTTATCTTGTGGCTCACAGTTATTTCTTATTCTGATTTCTTTTGATTTGTCTGCAAACATAAGGTATGGCTCGATAAATTATTCCGAATTGTTTATAAACTGAGGGCGTGGCTTCGGAGAATAATACTTATAACTTGTTTAAAACCACCTGGCCGGTGTTAAGAATTATCATAAGTTGTACTGAAACGCTTTAAGTGTGGCTTTAaagatatttttgtatttgtatgaaaACTGAGGGCGTGGCTTCCAGATGATTTCAGTTTTTATATGATTTCATGATTTATATATTATTCAGATATATTTAAGCACAGGCTTGGGTTTGAAGCAATATACcgattttataataaacatttctGAATTAATTTCGTTTAGAGTTTGGGGAAATATATGATTATAAACACATTcttcttgttattattattattattattattattattattattattattattattattattattattatttcatcctAGTTTCATATTTTGTAGTTttctcttttgtatttttttgtagatttttttttttttttttgtcatattgatgtctatattttatatatatttccgaCACTTCTGTTTTGCCCACTGTTCTGCCCCATGCGCTGCTGTCATTTAGCAAATTTCTTCACTTTGGGAGTGCATTttgggattattttattttgtgtgtttaatgtttagtttgtactaacaataaaaaataataacaacaatacagtatatatttttatatattttatgtctttaaaaaatatatagatattaaataagaaaaagtttaattaaatttaatgtaACTAAGCAATTCCTTCTGCACAAAATATTCTGATCAGCCCTGAACATCTTCTGATTAGTTTGACCGTTTATTGATGATCGGATAAGGATAACTGCCAGGAAATCAgctagaaaaaaaaggaaaaatcatataaatatataaaatacagaagtAGGACAATTATAACAGATTATAAATCTGTACACATACATTGTAAACAGGTTTGATAAGAATTGGAATTGAAACCCGCGCTGTTCTATATAAGGTACACGGGTTTACTGCagtaataattttatatttttatattaaatacaatttatatccgcagtatatacatataataacatTAGGGAGTGACGCGCTGTCCCGGTGGGGTGATCCGACACACTGTCTGGAGTTGAACCAGCGCTTAAACCGAATTATAAACTCAGATTCAGTGGAATATGGCGTTTTGCACGCGACCAGCGCATCACCGCGCAGCTCCTATAGAAGTAAGAACAGTCATTTTATATCTACTGATAAAAACACATGAACCCTCCTGCTGTGTTAcggatcaaattgacccgttttaaagtttgaagatctaggagaaatagtttaaattatatttttagtatgaaacttcttctactTGCATTaactgtaatcaacatataatatgaaaatggttcatctcacttATTTGCAACaatcaccccctgcaaaaaaataaaactaaactgcAATGCTATGTTTCAGTTTTATAAACaaaaactgttgttttatatgttggtctttcaaatgtaagtgaatcattaaaaaaagtttgaacatgtatgttttatgaaaaacgagtgaattatcctaattaaatcaTTGGCTCTTAggggtaaggaacaccattgcctTGAGTATTCAtgaaataataagtaataatggTTCTTTAGGGTAATTAATCTGTTCCAGGTCAAACTGACACAGGAAAACCATTGtttttcctgacaaatgaacaaaacaggagggttaaatatatAATGAGAGATTAGCTGGGACTAGCGGGATTACCACAAAAAActctaaactaattaaaaaataaataaataaatacattttcgcACATATTTTGAATTTAAACTTTtagaaattatcatttaaaagcgtgtgtgtgtgtgtgtgtgtgtgtgtgtgtgtgtgtgtgtgtgtgtgtgtgtgtgtgtgtgtgtgttgtgtcgcAGATATGATAAAACGTTGTGTCTCTATTTTGGCACCAATGTCCAAATGTcatgataaatatataaacagaaatGCTCCTAAACAACTTGGAATAGAATCTTTACAGTGTATTcaattataagtaaaaaaaaaaagcttaaaacgaacgtttgtttgtttattttcattttaaacctTTAAAGTTACGCTGCACTGGAATCTCATTCCAAGGAATAGATGGAATTGTTTCAACAAAAATAATATGTTTGAATATATTATTTGCAAAAATAAGTGAACAAAATAAACAGATGAAAAATCAATATCATATATTATAGTTTGCGTATGACTGGTGGCGatgataatgtaataataatataataacttttCGCTGTATATTTAGAGTTTGagcatacttttttattttatttattctttacttaACCAGACAAGTCATTTACAATGGTAGCCTGGCCGAGGTTTAAATTATCATGTGTAATGTAGAGAAACCTGTTTTTTCTATAACCATGCAATGAATCGAGCAGGAGTCGACTCTTGATTCCCAAATGCCTGCAGTCAGAGAATCGATTCTTTTTGGGATCGCCAATAGATAAATTCTATTAACTCTGATATTCTGTCAAGTAGGTAAAtgtaaaagatgaatatgaaatGAGAATGAAGATGAGGATGGTaggaataataataacaataagaacaatcagaaaaatatttaacattgGCGCTTCTGAAGCCTGTAAATCTAAACAGAAGACTGCGCATGATAAAAACTGACCATATGGGAACATTTACGTGCATATTTGGAATTTAAGAATTGTAAATTAGTAAGATTCAATTAAATTGATGCTATGTAAATGGAATAACTGTATTTGAACTGAAAGTCTAAATTAAgtacaaatcaaacaaaaaattaCTATACATCAAATTTAACAGGtactctttttttaatgtatcttaCGCATTTATGTCTACAGATTATTTATACTACCGCCAACGTGGTTAAACTTTAACAGCTAGAAACCGAAAATGTCAAACGGTTTGATTTTGAACcatttctctttttgtttattatttaatttgatgAATATTTGCATAACATCCGTCATTACTAGATTCGATTTTAAAATTAAGACGTATAAATTGTCTCAATGTATAAATAACTTATTTATGCACATAcgcaaaaaatataataaaataatattgataCAATTTATGATATCGTATTTAACAATTGGAATGCTTATATTAATATGTTAAGTATTTCCGTTACCTTTTGCTCTGCGCACGGAGctcacttttatatttatataaacatttttcaCCAACACTAATGCCGCAATTTCTACCTACTATAATAATAAGTTCACAACAATGGTTGTAAAGGGCTAGATAACTAGTGATGTTGacagatttatttttgtttatattttacgcTTTAAAAGCTGCATTTACAAATGAAACTATTTCTGGGATGGTTCTAAATAATGAGATTAAGCTTCGCGTTGTGTTTTAGAAAGCTCTAAAAACTTGGTTATTTTTGAACGTCCAACTTTAATCGCTTTGATCTTTAAGGCGCGTGCACTAAATTTTACGGGATCATACCGAATACGGTcagcgcgcgcgtgtgtgtgcgtatgtgtttgCGCGCGCCTCGCGCTGACCGTATTCTGCATGATCCAGTATTATTTAGAGCAGAGCGGTGTTCTGCAGGTGTGAACGGACAGGTGTAAACGGACAGGTGTGAGCAGGTGAGTCTTACCTGTGCGCGCGCTCTCGGCCGG
This genomic interval from Astyanax mexicanus isolate ESR-SI-001 chromosome 1, AstMex3_surface, whole genome shotgun sequence contains the following:
- the LOC111188591 gene encoding eomesodermin codes for the protein MSTLESPTAPRMAREGDTTALLATQRKSSPLRCEGELGSVAPYSADGLGAAGHFLSPACVPPPDGLRSFLPYSGVSAGASVGVSAGASAGSDGAEGLEGSRYYSPALPALSGPAPTFSPAVRLQLSGMYPQYEGPGTTRGRAQVYLCNRALWLKFHRHQTEMIITKQGRRMFPFLSFSMAGLNLAAHYNVYVEIVLADPNHWRFQGGKWVTCGKADNNLQGNKIYVHPESPNTGAHWMRQEISFGKLKLTNNKGANTSSGQMIVLQSLHKYQPRLHIVEVLQDGVDDGRRDHNSQIFVFPESQFIAVTAYQNTDITQLKIDHNPFAKGFRDNYDSMYTTPDGDRLTPSPTDSPRAHQIVPSSRYTMQPFLQEHQLGNLPQSRFYSGERAVPQTPGVEDCGAPHRWLVTPQGGCSKLELTAYEGDYSGGLLPTYTLKSLQGAHSLGYYSDSAFTSVAAGWGSKVGYQKKVTPGLPWSPRPSPGDFVDSQLSDKDRVREEDLCLAPAWADTAPFLKPLDAESGVYSVVCKRRRMSSAENSPSIKCEQSRVAEAFGKETKSMGYCAFYSAT